The genomic region ATCTTAGTGATTCTTCCACCTCTTTCAAGATATTTTAAATCTTCTACAACTATATATGCTTTAACTTTAGACTTAAATTTCTCAGCCCATGTAGAAATTTCAGAAACACTGTGTTTAAGAACAGCTTTTTCTGCAGCCTGTTTAACTAAAACCCCTAAAGGGAAAGATACTAGTTGTGTATCAATTTGTATAATATCGTTTTCTCTATTTAAATTAGATCTAACCATCTTAACAGTTCTGAAAGTACCACTTAAGGCATTACTAATGTTAAGAGCTATGATCTTCTTATATCCTCTATTAAATAAGCTAGTATATAGGTTCATTAATTCTTTAGGTGAAGGTTGTGCACTCTTGAAGTAAGCTTCTTCATTTATTAATTTATTCCAGAACTCATCTTTAGTTAAGTTTACCCCATCTTTATAATGTTCTCCACCAGCTTCTAGTCTTATAGGAGTTATAAATATTGGAAGACCTTTAATATCTTCTTCACTTAAATCACATGCAGAATCTGTAACTATAGCGATTTCTGACATGTTTTCTGGTTTGTTTTCTACATAAATATAGTATTGGTAATTTTCTTGTTCACCTAAGATAAACTTAGTTTTAGACATGTTTAATAAAGATTTAACATCTTCAAATTTATCCTTACCTTCAACTACAGTAATATTAGTAGTATTTTCACTAATATACATAGATTTAATCTCGTTTACTAAATCTAATAAGTTCTTATTAGCATGTTTTATCTTAGTATTAACTAATGCAATATAGTCATCTTTATATATAGCTAATCCATCAACATTAGTATCTCTTACAGCCTTAGTAATTTCTATAGAATAGTTAAATTCTTGATTAAACTTAGTATTAGTAATAGTATCAAAGTAGCTATTTAAGTAGAAATAACCTTCCATCATAGTCTTAGTTGGAACAACTAAAACACTCTTTTCAGTTTTTTCTGCAGCAATATTTGCAGTAGATATTACGTTTTTGTTATTAGGTAATATTACTATTTGTTTATTGCTATTAATTTTAGCTATAGCATTTAATACATCTTGTACACTTGGATTTTGGCTTTGACCACCAAGTAGAACAACATCAGCTCCTAAAGCTAAGAATTCTTCTTTAAGGTTTAAACTATCTGCTAAGATAACATATGAGTACTTAGAAAAATTTGGTTTAGGATTAACAAATATTTTAGTTTGTTCTTTTTCACTGCTAATTAATCCTTCGTTTTGTAACTTCATGTTTTCTATTTTAATTTTTTCAAGATCACCATGTTGTACAGCAAGTTCTAAAGCTTGTCCAGGGTTATTAGTATGTACGTGTATCTTGAATTTCTTTGATGTCTGAGCAAATACTGCAGAATCACCTAATTTTAGTATTTCTTCTTTAAATTTGTCTATATCAAAATCAGCATTTCTGATTATGAATTCAGTACAATATCTGAATTTAATTTCTGCTGGATCATGAGTAATATCTCTTAAAGTGCTATCAAATGTTTTTTCAGTAACTTCAAGAGAAACTATTTCATCTATTTCTGTAAGTGCTTTGCTTATACCTATGAAGAAATAGTATAGTCCCATAGCTCCAGAGTCTACAACTCCAGCTTCTTTTAATTTTGGTAAAAGATCAGGTGTCTTATTAACAGCTTCTTCTGCTGTAGTAGTTAAAACTTCTAACATTTTATCTAGAGTTTCAACACCATCTTTAATTTCAATTGCTTTTTCACTAACTTCTCTAATAACAGTAAGTATAGTTCCTTCAACGGGTGTGTCAACTGCCTTGTATGCAACTTCTTTTGCACTTTGTAATGCTTCAGCAAGATCTGCACTTTCTAATCTTTTTTTATCACCAATTCCTCTTAAGAAACCAGTAATTATTTGAGAAAGAATAGTACCTGAGTTTCCTCTTGCACCCATAAGTACAGATTCTTCTACAACATCTATAACCTCAGTCATAGAGCTTTTCTTAGTAGTACTTCCTTCAATATCGTTTTTCATTGTTTCTAAAGTCATAGACATATTTGAACCAGTATCTCCATCTGGAACAGGATAAACATTTAATTCATTAAGATAATCTTCATGTTTTTTTACCCATTTTGCTCCACCTATAAGAATACGTCTCAACCTTTTAGCATCAATGTACTTTATACCCATTCATATCCTCCTAGTTGTTGGCACCATAAATTTTCATTAATTCTTCCAACTCTTTTTTCTCTTCTAACTCTTCTATTTTTTTAACAGAAAGTAAGATAGAGTTTTTATTATTATTTTTATCAAATACCACTGCTTTAATACTGTCTCCAACATTATAGTGTTCTTTAATATCCTTAATTTGTTCACTAGATAATTCTTTTTTAGGAATTAATCCTTTAAAATCATCAGTTAATTTAACAAGTACACCATTTTCTAATATGTCAGTAATTACTAATTCATATTCTGTATTTTTCTCAAATTTTGAAGAAGCTACATCATATGGAGATTTACCTAATCTCTTAATACTTCCTACTAGATTTTTTTCATCTTCTTTTATTTCTATTAATTTAATATCTATTCTTTCTCCAACTTTTAAATCTAATTTATCAAATTTATTCCATGAATATTCTGATTTAGGAACAAATATTTCTAAGTTTTCTTCAGTTTTTGCAAAGAATCCAAAGTCTTTAACTCTAGTTACAGTAACTTTAATTACATCATTTAAAACACAGAAAGCATCTAAATTAGCCCATATTTTTTCAAATACAGTTTTAGCACTTAAAACTATTTTTTCTTTTTCATCATCTATTCCTACTACTTCACAGAATATTATATCACCTTTGCTATATTCCTTTTCTACATTACCTATTTTTTTGTAATATAGGTCTGATACATGTATTAAATCTTCTCTTTCTCCTAAGTCAACTACAACACCAAAAGAGAATACCTCTTTTACTGGTGCATCAAAGTTTTGACCAATTTGATATTTTTTTCTAGTTTCTAA from Streptobacillus felis harbors:
- a CDS encoding S1 RNA-binding domain-containing protein — translated: MNNNFMEMLEEYLPTGEQNLGDKIEGTIIRKDDEFGYLNINNKLEGRIRVSEIEGLEIGDKIKVLVVKENDEFLIVSKNILEKREAFSNIKKGDKLSGIIKEKVKGGYRVDCGLISAFLPFKNSGLNQSYTPNGEKLEFDVIEKNRKDIVLSRIEIVKEEEAKFLNDLNLGDKISGTISNKLDYGMIVDLGKLSGLLHSSEIAWNKEKTLKDFNVGDKIEAKIIELDKEAKKIKISIKQLAENPWLETRKKYQIGQNFDAPVKEVFSFGVVVDLGEREDLIHVSDLYYKKIGNVEKEYSKGDIIFCEVVGIDDEKEKIVLSAKTVFEKIWANLDAFCVLNDVIKVTVTRVKDFGFFAKTEENLEIFVPKSEYSWNKFDKLDLKVGERIDIKLIEIKEDEKNLVGSIKRLGKSPYDVASSKFEKNTEYELVITDILENGVLVKLTDDFKGLIPKKELSSEQIKDIKEHYNVGDSIKAVVFDKNNNKNSILLSVKKIEELEEKKELEELMKIYGANN
- a CDS encoding DegV family EDD domain-containing protein, with protein sequence MGIKYIDAKRLRRILIGGAKWVKKHEDYLNELNVYPVPDGDTGSNMSMTLETMKNDIEGSTTKKSSMTEVIDVVEESVLMGARGNSGTILSQIITGFLRGIGDKKRLESADLAEALQSAKEVAYKAVDTPVEGTILTVIREVSEKAIEIKDGVETLDKMLEVLTTTAEEAVNKTPDLLPKLKEAGVVDSGAMGLYYFFIGISKALTEIDEIVSLEVTEKTFDSTLRDITHDPAEIKFRYCTEFIIRNADFDIDKFKEEILKLGDSAVFAQTSKKFKIHVHTNNPGQALELAVQHGDLEKIKIENMKLQNEGLISSEKEQTKIFVNPKPNFSKYSYVILADSLNLKEEFLALGADVVLLGGQSQNPSVQDVLNAIAKINSNKQIVILPNNKNVISTANIAAEKTEKSVLVVPTKTMMEGYFYLNSYFDTITNTKFNQEFNYSIEITKAVRDTNVDGLAIYKDDYIALVNTKIKHANKNLLDLVNEIKSMYISENTTNITVVEGKDKFEDVKSLLNMSKTKFILGEQENYQYYIYVENKPENMSEIAIVTDSACDLSEEDIKGLPIFITPIRLEAGGEHYKDGVNLTKDEFWNKLINEEAYFKSAQPSPKELMNLYTSLFNRGYKKIIALNISNALSGTFRTVKMVRSNLNRENDIIQIDTQLVSFPLGVLVKQAAEKAVLKHSVSEISTWAEKFKSKVKAYIVVEDLKYLERGGRITKMARSIGDFLNLKPVLTFSQGTLAVEKKVFGENSALNYLEKNIQEISRKHSIYIYTGFGGSSKQLDNINQILESTKGNNKVTIADKTTHIGATVGAHAGPIYAICMIPKLL